From a single Sporosarcina oncorhynchi genomic region:
- a CDS encoding MATE family efflux transporter yields the protein MSSNTSRFTDLDTQPVGRIFLRYLIPSMIGMGLMAANIVADGIMVGNRLGEEALAGVGIASPVYTLFFAISLWIGIGAATKYSIAMGQKNTKESRIIFTHAILSIFVFTLLIGLTAFMFRDELAYALGANATTFPFVSDYLYVILLFGFIFTVENTFSVFIRNDGAPKLAMSGLIVTSVVNIILNYIFLFIFDWGVSGAAFATILASFLGMLVLCSHFFRKTNNLKLVRISFDKKLFGAILVVGFPSFLSEVGISVFTISHNIAFERAAGTKGVAAFSILNYVHGVMLMMFLGMGSAIQPLVSYYHGAKNASRMRETVIKATITVVSAGTLFFLLGQFAAGSIVSIFGDFPEEVTSLATTGIRLFFIAYLFTGTNFVMMTYYQSVGNVRIATMMTASREIIVMFIFLLLLPPFLGLNGIWLSIPASEFVVFVSVFIYQMIVVKTPSHKLNSN from the coding sequence ATGAGCTCCAACACTTCGAGATTTACCGATTTAGATACGCAACCAGTCGGACGTATTTTTCTACGCTATCTCATTCCATCGATGATCGGAATGGGGTTAATGGCAGCAAATATTGTAGCTGACGGGATCATGGTCGGCAATCGACTAGGCGAAGAAGCACTCGCAGGCGTTGGAATCGCTTCCCCCGTCTATACACTATTCTTCGCGATTTCGCTGTGGATTGGAATTGGTGCAGCGACAAAATATTCAATTGCAATGGGGCAAAAAAATACTAAAGAGAGTCGCATCATTTTCACACATGCGATCCTGTCTATTTTCGTTTTCACATTGCTGATTGGGTTAACTGCATTTATGTTTCGAGACGAATTGGCTTACGCACTCGGTGCCAATGCGACCACATTCCCATTTGTCTCTGATTATTTATATGTGATTTTGTTGTTCGGCTTTATCTTTACGGTTGAAAATACATTCAGTGTCTTCATCCGAAATGATGGCGCACCGAAGCTTGCGATGTCAGGGCTTATCGTCACTTCCGTCGTCAATATTATATTGAATTACATCTTTTTATTCATTTTCGATTGGGGCGTAAGCGGTGCAGCTTTTGCGACCATTCTCGCTTCATTCCTAGGCATGCTTGTATTGTGCAGTCATTTTTTCAGAAAAACGAATAATTTGAAGCTCGTACGAATTTCATTTGATAAAAAATTATTTGGCGCTATCCTTGTCGTCGGGTTTCCAAGTTTCCTTTCGGAAGTCGGTATTTCTGTATTTACGATTTCCCATAATATCGCCTTTGAACGGGCGGCCGGAACAAAAGGCGTTGCAGCCTTTTCCATTTTGAACTATGTACACGGCGTCATGCTGATGATGTTCCTCGGAATGGGGAGCGCCATTCAGCCGTTAGTAAGCTATTATCACGGAGCAAAAAACGCAAGCCGAATGCGAGAGACCGTTATTAAAGCGACAATTACTGTCGTTTCCGCAGGCACGCTCTTCTTCCTTTTAGGTCAGTTTGCCGCTGGATCGATTGTTTCCATATTCGGTGATTTCCCTGAGGAAGTCACATCACTTGCGACGACAGGTATTCGGCTATTCTTCATCGCGTACTTGTTCACTGGGACAAACTTCGTCATGATGACGTACTACCAATCCGTCGGCAATGTGCGGATTGCAACGATGATGACAGCCTCACGTGAAATTATTGTTATGTTCATCTTCTTGCTTCTTTTGCCACCATTTTTAGGATTAAACGGAATTTGGTTATCCATTCCTGCTTCTGAATTTGTCGTCTTTGTGAGTGTGTTCATTTATCAGATGATAGTAGTAAAAACACCATCTCACAAACTGAACTCAAATTAA
- a CDS encoding ABC transporter permease, translated as MKMAFKEMKKSKSKFLILGSIIFLVSFLTFIISGLANGLSQDNAALIKDMPNGHFYLNEDANETYNLSKIDEELQKDVLAKHPEATAFSIQMGFFNDAEDKQHSVAFVTSTESDLFQDVKDGEIVLDRSLEKDGVQVGDILTNNMFSGEFKVIGFVDQQKYSHAPVAFIHQTNYQEIYRVMELQTIFIPGKEASAISGLDSFTNKGFLNTIPSYNAEQMSLNMIIWFLVIISGMLFAIFFYMMNVQKIGLYGILKAIGMKTISLFQMIWYQMITITAVSLVISIALSQVFNFIAPEGMPFSLTMNTVLTLSAVFLAVGFIGATISGFQIKKIEPLQAIQQGEM; from the coding sequence ATGAAAATGGCATTTAAGGAAATGAAAAAAAGTAAATCAAAATTCCTGATTTTAGGTTCCATCATTTTTCTAGTCAGTTTTTTAACTTTCATCATCTCGGGGTTAGCGAATGGATTGTCACAAGACAATGCAGCACTCATTAAGGATATGCCGAACGGACACTTCTATTTGAATGAAGATGCAAATGAGACGTATAACCTATCCAAAATAGATGAAGAGTTGCAAAAAGATGTTTTGGCGAAACATCCTGAAGCGACTGCGTTCTCCATTCAAATGGGCTTCTTTAATGACGCAGAGGATAAGCAGCATAGTGTAGCATTTGTCACTTCTACCGAATCGGATTTGTTCCAAGATGTGAAAGACGGTGAGATTGTTTTAGATCGCTCACTCGAAAAAGATGGCGTCCAAGTCGGGGATATTTTGACAAACAATATGTTCAGTGGTGAATTTAAAGTAATCGGTTTCGTTGACCAGCAAAAATATAGCCACGCACCGGTCGCTTTTATTCATCAAACAAATTATCAGGAAATATATCGGGTTATGGAATTGCAAACGATCTTTATTCCCGGAAAAGAGGCATCGGCGATTTCTGGTCTTGATTCATTTACGAACAAAGGCTTTTTGAATACAATTCCTAGTTACAACGCGGAACAGATGTCATTGAATATGATCATTTGGTTTTTAGTAATTATTAGCGGAATGTTGTTTGCGATTTTCTTCTATATGATGAATGTCCAAAAGATTGGATTGTACGGCATTTTGAAAGCGATTGGTATGAAAACCATATCCTTGTTCCAGATGATTTGGTATCAGATGATTACAATTACTGCGGTTTCGTTAGTTATTTCAATCGCATTAAGTCAGGTGTTTAACTTCATTGCTCCTGAAGGCATGCCGTTTTCCTTAACGATGAATACCGTATTGACACTTTCAGCCGTATTTTTAGCAGTTGGATTCATCGGAGCGACCATTTCAGGCTTCCAAATTAAAAAAATCGAACCGCTTCAGGCGATTCAACAAGGAGAGATGTAA
- a CDS encoding ABC transporter ATP-binding protein → METFVIDDVTKSFQNGEVEEKVLKGVNLSLKEGEITALVGPSGSGKSTILTIAAGLQKASGGQILFDGSDMTEMSQEDIRKVRSSEFGFVFQSSHLVPFLTVEEQLDLMLDVAESKMDKKQQNDEIARILKLVGMEHRKDAYPPSLSGGEKQRVAIARAIIHKPKILFADEPTASLDTKRKKEVMELIHELTKSLGLTTLMVTHDDEMLPYADRVITMRDGVII, encoded by the coding sequence ATGGAGACTTTTGTAATCGATGATGTCACAAAGTCCTTTCAAAATGGTGAAGTTGAGGAGAAGGTGTTAAAAGGCGTCAATTTATCATTGAAAGAGGGCGAGATTACAGCACTCGTCGGGCCTTCAGGATCAGGGAAATCAACGATATTGACGATTGCTGCCGGATTACAAAAGGCTTCAGGCGGCCAGATTCTGTTTGACGGTTCTGACATGACTGAAATGAGTCAAGAAGACATCCGTAAAGTGCGTTCCAGCGAATTCGGATTTGTCTTCCAATCTTCTCACCTCGTTCCTTTCTTGACGGTCGAAGAACAATTGGATCTCATGCTTGATGTTGCGGAAAGCAAGATGGATAAAAAACAGCAGAATGACGAAATCGCGCGGATATTAAAACTCGTCGGTATGGAACATCGAAAAGATGCCTACCCGCCTTCCCTGTCCGGGGGCGAAAAACAGCGTGTCGCTATTGCGCGCGCAATCATTCACAAGCCTAAGATTTTATTTGCGGACGAACCGACGGCAAGTTTAGATACAAAGCGTAAAAAAGAAGTGATGGAATTGATTCATGAATTGACGAAATCCCTTGGGTTGACGACGTTGATGGTGACGCATGATGACGAAATGTTGCCGTATGCGGATCGGGTCATTACGATGCGTGATGGGGTTATTATATAA
- a CDS encoding DUF817 domain-containing protein translates to MNIRKTIQQLFRFGREQALSCIFPLVIFSSLALTKFVQLPFLPRYDWLLIIFLLTQWWMLRSGLETRDELKVITLFHLIGLALEIFKVHMGSWAYPEEGYAKVFGVPLYSGFMYASVASYLCQAWRRLQVDLVKWPPFWIVVSLADAIYLNFFTHHFWIDIRWWLSAFVIIVFWRSWVTYMVGGIMYRMPIVLSFVLIGFFIWIAENIATFFGAWKYPNQAEVWKLVGLGKLSSWLLLVIVSFLIVATLKRVKRSRE, encoded by the coding sequence ATGAATATTAGGAAAACGATACAACAACTTTTTCGGTTTGGACGAGAACAGGCATTGTCCTGTATATTTCCTCTCGTTATTTTTTCCTCATTAGCTCTAACAAAATTTGTACAACTACCTTTTCTGCCGAGGTATGACTGGCTACTTATCATTTTCCTTTTAACACAATGGTGGATGTTGCGTTCAGGTCTAGAGACACGTGATGAACTGAAAGTTATTACTTTATTTCATCTAATTGGACTGGCGTTAGAAATCTTTAAAGTACATATGGGTTCCTGGGCGTATCCAGAAGAAGGATATGCCAAAGTCTTCGGCGTACCTTTGTACAGTGGCTTCATGTACGCCAGTGTGGCAAGTTATCTCTGTCAGGCATGGCGAAGGCTACAAGTGGACCTGGTTAAATGGCCGCCGTTTTGGATTGTTGTGTCCTTAGCCGATGCGATTTACTTGAATTTCTTCACGCACCATTTTTGGATTGACATCCGCTGGTGGCTATCCGCGTTTGTGATTATCGTATTTTGGCGTTCATGGGTTACATACATGGTGGGTGGGATAATGTACCGCATGCCTATAGTTCTGTCGTTTGTCCTCATCGGTTTTTTCATTTGGATTGCGGAAAACATCGCCACGTTTTTCGGAGCATGGAAATATCCGAACCAGGCTGAAGTGTGGAAATTGGTCGGCCTAGGAAAACTAAGCTCATGGCTACTACTCGTCATTGTCAGCTTTTTAATTGTCGCTACATTGAAACGGGTTAAGAGAAGCAGGGAGTGA
- a CDS encoding helix-turn-helix domain-containing protein: MAIIIHIDVMLAKRKMSVTELTEKVGITMANLSILKNGKAKAIRFSTLEAICNALDCQPGDILEYRSDENL; encoded by the coding sequence TTGGCGATTATCATTCATATTGATGTGATGTTGGCAAAACGCAAAATGAGCGTAACAGAGCTTACGGAAAAGGTAGGAATAACGATGGCCAATCTTTCTATCTTGAAAAATGGAAAGGCAAAGGCTATCCGTTTTTCAACATTGGAAGCTATTTGCAACGCGCTGGACTGCCAACCGGGAGATATATTGGAATACCGTAGTGATGAAAATTTATAG
- a CDS encoding DUF2975 domain-containing protein, with translation MKRETMFLKLAVVVMGIPILALCVFVVPTIANFAAELYPEMSYIKYLILINMYAAAIPFYFALYQTFKLLNLIDMENAFSERSVKALKTIKYCAVLISSLYVLGMPLYYLLAERDDAPGIIVIGLVLIFASFVIAVFAAVLEKLLTSAIEIKIENDLTV, from the coding sequence ATGAAACGTGAAACAATGTTCTTGAAGTTGGCTGTTGTTGTTATGGGGATACCGATTCTTGCTTTATGCGTATTTGTCGTGCCGACCATTGCAAACTTTGCAGCGGAATTGTATCCGGAGATGAGTTATATAAAATATCTTATTCTAATCAACATGTATGCGGCAGCAATCCCTTTTTACTTTGCGCTCTATCAAACATTCAAATTACTAAACTTAATTGACATGGAGAATGCCTTCTCAGAACGGTCAGTTAAAGCATTAAAGACTATCAAATACTGCGCCGTCCTTATTAGCAGTTTATATGTACTGGGCATGCCACTTTATTATCTTCTGGCGGAAAGAGATGATGCGCCGGGAATTATAGTGATCGGCTTAGTCCTTATTTTTGCGTCATTCGTAATTGCAGTGTTTGCGGCAGTTCTTGAAAAGTTATTAACAAGCGCTATCGAGATAAAAATTGAAAATGATTTAACGGTTTGA
- a CDS encoding cysteine-rich CWC family protein: MNTTCPICGNSNNCCNGIDKSKGICWCTQETFPQEIFDLVSDEDLRKKCICQECLHQFPNK; the protein is encoded by the coding sequence ATGAACACGACATGCCCGATTTGCGGGAATTCCAATAACTGTTGCAACGGAATCGATAAGTCCAAGGGTATTTGTTGGTGCACACAAGAAACTTTCCCACAAGAAATTTTCGACTTAGTGTCTGATGAGGATTTACGAAAGAAATGTATCTGTCAGGAATGCCTGCATCAATTTCCAAACAAATAA
- a CDS encoding HAAS signaling domain-containing protein produces METVELIEVYVYEVTRRLPENNREDIALELQSTIEDMLPESYSEEELMEVLKKLGDPAKLAAKYRDTPSYLIGPRVYDAYVEVMKLAVPWAILIAILVQIVDSVLSFSVDEPLIPAITGTMGMLIGSVVEVLIQVFFWITLTFFLIDRYAGSSDNLSEMMGGQKWNPLSLKNVQIIPKKKIIKRSEVVFGIFWSVIGLLFYFNADRFIGVYRQMDGEGLRMVMPVFDNPVLLSYWPIVVVISALQIGVLLYKFKEKLWTRKLAVTNAVMHVLSILVLVYIASNPALINEAVGPYMVDLLEIDYTSFDNFINWAKWTVIISIVVAVAIEVFDSFRKANMRI; encoded by the coding sequence ATGGAGACAGTGGAGCTGATTGAGGTGTATGTTTATGAAGTAACGAGAAGATTGCCTGAGAATAATCGTGAAGATATAGCGCTGGAACTTCAATCGACAATCGAAGATATGTTACCAGAATCGTATTCCGAAGAGGAATTGATGGAAGTTCTCAAAAAGCTAGGCGATCCTGCGAAGCTTGCTGCGAAATACCGCGATACACCGTCGTATTTAATTGGTCCGAGAGTGTATGATGCATATGTAGAAGTGATGAAGCTTGCTGTCCCGTGGGCAATTCTCATCGCAATACTCGTTCAAATTGTGGACAGTGTGCTGTCTTTCTCAGTAGATGAGCCACTTATCCCAGCAATCACAGGTACAATGGGTATGCTCATTGGAAGTGTTGTAGAAGTGCTCATACAAGTGTTCTTTTGGATTACATTGACGTTTTTCCTCATTGATAGATATGCAGGTTCTAGTGATAATCTGTCGGAAATGATGGGTGGGCAGAAATGGAATCCGTTGTCATTAAAGAACGTGCAAATCATACCTAAAAAGAAAATCATCAAGAGAAGTGAAGTTGTATTCGGGATCTTCTGGTCAGTCATTGGACTTCTATTTTATTTCAATGCAGACCGTTTTATAGGTGTGTACCGACAGATGGATGGGGAAGGGTTGCGGATGGTTATGCCTGTATTTGATAACCCCGTCCTGTTGTCCTACTGGCCAATCGTCGTAGTCATTTCTGCTTTGCAAATCGGGGTATTGCTTTATAAATTTAAAGAAAAGCTGTGGACTCGAAAGCTTGCAGTAACGAATGCAGTCATGCATGTTTTAAGCATTTTAGTGCTTGTATATATTGCAAGCAACCCAGCTCTAATCAATGAAGCAGTCGGTCCATATATGGTGGACTTACTGGAAATCGATTACACTTCCTTCGACAATTTCATCAACTGGGCGAAATGGACAGTAATCATCTCCATTGTCGTGGCAGTCGCTATTGAAGTGTTTGACAGTTTCCGCAAAGCGAATATGAGAATATGA
- a CDS encoding PadR family transcriptional regulator yields MNSLLDTFSTELRRGTLTLAVLSQLHTPQYGYSLVQRLEKAGVVIEQSTLYPLLRRLEKQEIVTSTWDTTESRPRKYYVISKYGNDLYQQLKSEWATMTVELEKLIEGDGDSGAD; encoded by the coding sequence ATGAATTCCTTGCTGGATACATTTTCAACTGAATTGAGAAGGGGGACGCTGACACTTGCCGTATTAAGTCAATTGCATACTCCGCAATATGGTTATTCACTCGTTCAGCGTTTGGAAAAAGCGGGTGTCGTCATTGAACAAAGTACGTTGTATCCACTTCTTCGCCGATTGGAAAAACAGGAAATAGTGACGAGTACATGGGATACGACGGAAAGCAGACCTCGGAAATATTACGTTATTAGTAAGTATGGAAATGACCTATATCAACAGCTGAAATCCGAATGGGCAACGATGACTGTGGAACTGGAAAAATTGATTGAGGGGGATGGAGACAGTGGAGCTGATTGA
- a CDS encoding dicarboxylate/amino acid:cation symporter yields the protein MKKVLNSYLHASLIVKITIALVLGVLVGFIFGEQAAVLAPLGDLLLRLLTFLIIPLIFFTLIVGVNQTNIGNLGRMGGKVFIYYTISSALAIIVGLVVASTFQPGTGMHLTGDETFETPENPGIINVLLNIVPSNIVTAFAEMNLLGIIFTALAFGIAISAMRASEQFSELGNSLFTTINALNEASQYILRAILQYVPIGIFAIMAKTVGNQGSDTLVSLGSMIGVLYIALLLQIVVYIVLLLIFGVKPGHFIKHARTPVITAFVTQSSTGTLPLTLTAAKNIGISKSLYGFSLPLGATINMDGAAIRIAVSAVFAANISGNPLSLADMLMVVLIGTLASIGTAGVPGAGIVMIATVFVQLGLPIEAVALLASIDALIGMGATALNVSGDLVGTALIDQHEKRRERKIAK from the coding sequence GTGAAGAAAGTACTTAACTCTTATCTCCATGCATCCTTAATAGTAAAAATTACGATTGCCTTAGTTCTCGGTGTGCTCGTCGGTTTTATTTTTGGTGAACAGGCCGCCGTGCTTGCGCCACTTGGGGATTTACTGCTTCGTTTACTTACATTTCTTATCATCCCACTCATTTTCTTCACACTGATTGTCGGGGTGAATCAGACAAATATCGGAAATCTTGGCCGTATGGGCGGTAAGGTTTTCATCTATTACACGATCAGTTCTGCATTGGCGATTATTGTCGGTTTAGTTGTCGCAAGTACTTTTCAACCCGGTACCGGCATGCATCTAACCGGAGATGAAACATTCGAAACGCCAGAAAACCCTGGAATTATTAATGTTCTCTTAAATATTGTTCCCTCCAATATTGTGACCGCATTTGCCGAGATGAATCTGCTCGGTATTATCTTCACCGCCTTGGCGTTCGGAATTGCGATTTCAGCTATGCGCGCATCGGAACAATTTAGCGAACTTGGAAACTCTTTATTCACAACCATCAACGCTTTGAATGAAGCCTCTCAATATATTTTGCGAGCAATTCTTCAATATGTTCCTATCGGAATCTTCGCGATTATGGCGAAAACGGTCGGCAATCAAGGGAGCGATACGCTCGTATCACTTGGGAGTATGATTGGCGTCCTCTACATTGCACTACTTCTTCAAATTGTTGTCTACATCGTTTTGCTTCTCATCTTTGGTGTAAAACCAGGCCATTTCATCAAACATGCTCGGACGCCTGTTATCACAGCATTTGTCACGCAAAGCAGTACTGGCACATTGCCACTTACTTTAACTGCAGCGAAGAATATAGGCATCTCTAAAAGTTTATATGGATTCAGCCTCCCTCTTGGTGCAACGATTAATATGGATGGAGCAGCGATTCGAATAGCTGTTTCCGCTGTATTCGCAGCGAACATTTCCGGAAATCCGCTTAGCCTCGCGGATATGCTGATGGTCGTATTAATCGGCACACTCGCTTCCATCGGTACGGCTGGAGTCCCTGGGGCCGGAATTGTTATGATTGCTACAGTGTTCGTTCAATTGGGGCTCCCAATCGAAGCGGTCGCTTTATTAGCTTCGATTGATGCTTTGATTGGTATGGGTGCAACTGCACTGAACGTTAGTGGCGATCTCGTCGGTACCGCTTTGATTGATCAACATGAAAAAAGACGTGAACGTAAAATCGCGAAATGA
- a CDS encoding LLM class flavin-dependent oxidoreductase, translating to MITAQSKKFNGIPLSILDLAMINEGSDASQSFKNTVDLAQHVEKWGFNRYWLAEHHNMPGVASSATSLIIGHVAGATKTIRVGAGGVMLPNHAPLVIAEQFGTLDALYPGRIDLGLGRAPGSDQATAYALRRTLNSSGNDFPDQLAELRSFFTYDPSARVRAVPGEGQDIPIWLLGSSDFSARLSAELGLPFSFASHFAPAYLMQALQIYHSNFKPSKDLKEPYVMLGVNAIVADTDEKAQYLATSFQQQFLNIRKGVTTQFKPPVEDVDSFFSPYEKATLDEIANWPSVMVGSPETVKEKMEAFVHATKANELIISSGIFNHEDRLHSYELLGEMME from the coding sequence ATGATTACTGCACAATCTAAGAAGTTTAACGGCATCCCACTTTCGATCCTTGACCTGGCGATGATTAATGAGGGAAGTGATGCATCGCAATCATTCAAGAACACTGTCGATCTTGCACAGCATGTCGAGAAGTGGGGTTTCAACCGGTACTGGCTTGCTGAGCACCATAACATGCCAGGAGTTGCAAGTTCGGCGACGTCCCTCATTATCGGTCATGTGGCAGGCGCTACGAAAACCATTCGCGTTGGAGCAGGCGGTGTCATGCTGCCGAATCATGCACCACTCGTCATTGCTGAACAGTTTGGCACATTGGATGCGTTGTACCCAGGACGTATCGATTTAGGCTTGGGCCGTGCTCCGGGGAGTGATCAGGCGACTGCGTATGCTTTACGAAGAACGCTAAATAGCAGTGGTAACGATTTTCCGGATCAATTGGCAGAACTGCGGTCGTTCTTCACATACGACCCATCAGCCCGTGTTCGCGCTGTCCCCGGTGAAGGACAAGATATCCCAATTTGGCTGCTGGGATCGAGTGATTTCAGCGCGAGGTTATCTGCAGAACTAGGACTTCCGTTTTCATTCGCGAGTCACTTTGCACCGGCGTACCTCATGCAAGCATTGCAGATCTACCACAGCAATTTTAAACCATCAAAAGACTTAAAGGAACCTTATGTCATGCTCGGAGTGAATGCGATTGTTGCAGATACGGATGAAAAAGCGCAATATCTCGCTACATCTTTCCAACAGCAGTTCCTGAATATCCGTAAAGGTGTCACAACACAGTTTAAACCGCCCGTCGAAGATGTCGACTCCTTCTTTTCACCGTATGAAAAAGCGACACTCGATGAAATAGCGAATTGGCCATCCGTGATGGTCGGAAGTCCTGAAACAGTGAAAGAGAAGATGGAAGCATTCGTCCACGCCACAAAAGCGAATGAGTTAATTATCAGCTCAGGAATCTTTAACCATGAAGACCGTCTGCATTCGTATGAATTGCTTGGGGAAATGATGGAGTAA
- a CDS encoding Bax inhibitor-1/YccA family protein has translation MRSSNPSLGEDTFKGLRAEGGTVMTIQGTVNKTLILFLLMCATAAFTWTQYFAGKDIQALMWIGFGGGFVVALITIFVKTTAAYTAPLYALLEGLALGGLSAMYESMYAGITTQAILLTFGTLFSLLFAYKTRLIKVTENFKLGIFAATGAVFFVYVADFILRFFGMQVPFIHETGLLGIVISVVIVAIAALNLVLDFDFIEQGAQQQAPKYMEWYGAFGLMITLVWLYLEILRLLSKIRSNK, from the coding sequence ATGCGCTCATCAAACCCGAGTTTAGGGGAAGATACATTCAAAGGCCTTCGCGCTGAAGGTGGTACTGTCATGACAATCCAAGGGACAGTCAACAAGACGCTCATTCTATTCTTACTTATGTGCGCGACTGCAGCTTTTACATGGACACAGTATTTTGCAGGCAAAGACATTCAAGCCTTAATGTGGATTGGATTTGGTGGAGGATTTGTCGTAGCGCTTATTACGATTTTCGTTAAAACAACGGCCGCATATACCGCTCCTCTTTATGCGCTGCTAGAAGGGCTAGCGCTAGGCGGACTATCTGCAATGTACGAATCGATGTATGCAGGGATTACGACACAGGCGATTCTTTTAACGTTCGGTACACTGTTCTCTTTATTGTTTGCTTATAAAACAAGGCTGATTAAAGTGACGGAGAACTTTAAACTGGGAATTTTCGCAGCGACAGGTGCTGTATTCTTTGTCTATGTTGCGGATTTCATCCTTCGTTTTTTCGGGATGCAGGTGCCCTTTATTCATGAAACAGGACTTCTCGGTATTGTCATATCTGTTGTAATTGTTGCCATTGCTGCCTTGAATCTCGTATTGGATTTTGACTTTATTGAGCAAGGCGCACAGCAACAAGCTCCAAAGTATATGGAGTGGTACGGCGCATTTGGCTTGATGATTACACTCGTTTGGTTGTACTTGGAGATTTTGCGGTTGCTCTCAAAAATTCGAAGCAATAAATAA
- a CDS encoding GNAT family N-acetyltransferase, with product MHLERPSLKWQDEHLDYIEEWDGRKLQPRNFRFDTDNSYDQYLKELIVEEAGSDDRVPTSNYFLIDNNRILGMVTIRHVLNDYLLQVDGHIGYSIRPTERRKGYATQLLAETLKITDQLGIVEVLVTCNADNIGSAKVILNNGGIEDEHFVEAHGNIVRRFWIRS from the coding sequence ATGCATCTTGAAAGACCTTCTCTGAAATGGCAGGATGAACATCTTGACTATATCGAGGAATGGGATGGGCGTAAGCTACAGCCAAGAAACTTTCGTTTCGATACAGACAATTCGTATGACCAGTATCTGAAAGAGCTAATAGTAGAAGAAGCGGGGTCTGATGACCGAGTCCCAACGTCTAATTACTTTCTTATAGACAATAATCGGATACTCGGAATGGTTACGATCCGACACGTGCTTAATGATTATTTGCTTCAAGTCGACGGGCATATCGGCTATAGCATCCGACCAACTGAGCGAAGGAAAGGGTATGCGACACAGTTGCTGGCGGAAACATTGAAGATTACTGACCAACTTGGCATAGTCGAAGTACTGGTCACATGTAATGCAGACAATATTGGTTCTGCGAAAGTAATTTTGAATAATGGTGGTATCGAAGACGAGCATTTCGTCGAAGCACACGGCAATATCGTCCGGAGATTCTGGATTCGCAGCTAA
- a CDS encoding STM3941 family protein has translation MQNDFIVYNKRFRMIVLSILSLLFVLIGFVFISIALKESGQLLFLTIGLIVVIFFGFTALFLLREVFVRKPSVIISDEGIFDRSSYIGAGLITWNEIEAMDFIKYGNQPFLAIYTYDKKLIINRTSGLKRLLNNANRGLLDSQVNIPVKNLACSMDSLVNAINARWTPKERAQTAADLDD, from the coding sequence ATGCAAAATGATTTCATCGTCTACAATAAAAGATTTAGAATGATTGTCTTAAGTATCTTATCTTTATTGTTTGTTCTGATAGGATTTGTCTTTATATCGATTGCACTTAAAGAAAGTGGCCAGTTATTGTTTCTAACCATCGGACTGATTGTTGTCATCTTTTTCGGTTTTACTGCACTCTTTCTACTTCGAGAAGTCTTTGTTCGAAAACCATCTGTCATCATTTCGGATGAGGGCATTTTCGATCGATCCAGTTATATCGGAGCCGGTCTCATCACTTGGAACGAGATTGAAGCTATGGATTTTATCAAGTATGGCAACCAACCATTCCTTGCCATCTATACTTATGATAAGAAGTTGATCATCAATCGGACGAGCGGATTGAAACGTCTGTTGAATAATGCGAACCGTGGTCTTCTCGATTCCCAAGTCAACATCCCCGTCAAAAATCTCGCCTGTTCGATGGATAGTCTTGTAAATGCCATAAATGCAAGGTGGACCCCTAAAGAGCGCGCGCAAACAGCTGCTGATTTGGACGATTAA